Part of the Branchiostoma floridae strain S238N-H82 chromosome 11, Bfl_VNyyK, whole genome shotgun sequence genome, CAGTCTCCAGGTCGAAGGGTTGCCCACGTCCAGGGAATCTTGGCGATGTGAGGGTTTGTAAAAATGTTGATCATGTCCATGTTCATGGTCGAATAACCCGAGCCAGAAAACTTTCTCTGTGTGAACGAGGCAGGAAAACAAGTTTGATGAAAGTTATATGTGTTGTAAATGTATGGGTCTATTGAGTTGGGACTTAAAGTAAAGTGATGTAACAAGATGAGGGCTACATATGTTGACATAGACTGGCATAGTACTTGTTCTCTTTAGTCCACAGTCCTGTCTTTGGGGTATCAGAACACTAAATGACACCTGTTACAAAGGCTCCCTTGGCAAACTATCAGTACTGGAATGGGACTGTCAGTGACTTGCAGACAGTACTGATTTGCTGCTGACTACTTACTGTAGCAGCTACTAATTgttcacaaaatatgcaaatttccaGTCATAGATCAGTCGTTGAATCATGACTGACAGTTGTACATCAGTCATTaaatcatgactgacagtcatGGATCAGCAGCAGACCAGTACTGGAATCACTGACTGACAGTCGTAGATCAGTCATTgaatcatgactgacagtcatAGATCAGCTCTAAGCTACTACCAGTCCCTCCCACCTTCTCTTCCAGGTCCAGCTGGTCAGCATACTTGGGGTGGATCAGGATGAAGTCCTTGCGGCCGGACAGCAGACAGTGCAGGTTGTGGTCAGCGTCATAGTGCAGGACAGAGCTGGTCCCGCCTGCCGAGATCCACAGGTTCGACTCCAGGATGTGCTGCCGGAACGTTCCACAGAGTATCGAGCGCGGGACCTGGGAACACATAATGCTTTAGAGTCTTAGAACTGAGAACTTTTAGGGTTAGAAACTATTAGCCAAATGCCTCAAAggtacaaagaaaagaaaagaaaactctcATAAGGTAATGCTAGTGTACTTTTATCTGCTGGGTGACCTACATCCATTGTTTATAGAGTAATGTTTACAGGATATTTCAGAGGATGGTATATCAAGTTGACAAACGGTGGTTTctggcaatattttcaaaatacagcagtttgaaACCGCCATCCGTTGACTCGATAACCCTAAATACCCTTAAAATACTTgggatataggttgccccgcTGATAAAGTTAAACTAACGTTACTGTGGTTCTGGTGACTCACCATCATCTCTTCTCTCATTGGATCTGGCAGCAGCGACATGACATACCAGTCCTCGTACTCGTAACTGTCCAGAAACTCCTTCAGAGGCATCTGCTGAGGCTGCGCATCTCTGCTCTCCACCTTCTTCTCTATCAGGACATCCAAGTCTCCATACCTGCAGTTACAGAAGCAAAATCTTTGTTCAACATATTCTAACATCTATAAAGTCTCTCCTGTCTGGTTTTCATGGTAAACATTGACCAGTTTGTGTTGAAATGTGTGGCCACAAAGAATCTTTCTCCCTTAGATTTTTAGTTCTCGTGATTGGAAGAAAGATTATAATAAATTTAGATAAATATTATTTAACACGTCATTATAAAACTGTGTACAATATGAGATTTGCACAAGACCCCTTACTTTTCCCTGATGTAATCATCAGTCTGCCACTTGGTGAAGGCGGGGGCCTTGACAACGGCCTGTCGATAGACAAGTGGGACTCTGTGCTGCACATGCTGCTCCCAGAATTCCCTTGGGGCCAACAGCTCTTGGTACTCCTTCACACGGGCCTCTGGCTTTTTCTGGTAGCCTGGAGGAGACAGAAGAAAGTTATCATTTTCTCATAATATTTCCTTGTAGTACATGTTATGATATAGAAATCAGGCACTGTAAGCTTTGCCCTCTGCATGGTGATTAATTTTAtagtggatggtgttcagacTGGTGTGTCTAAACTTGCGTTCCTAGCGGCTGGCCCGACAGTTGCCATCCCCAGAAGGGACATGGAGCCCTAGCTAGAGATTGGAAAAGCTTTCAGACTGTCCCTCCCCATTGTGAAAAATGGAGTAatccagggggggggggcatagaAAATCTTAATCAAAAGTTTATGCTATAGCTAACTGCTGTAcaaacaaaagtgaaaatgtacagttttattAAATGCATTCGTTCctgtggcgtcgccaaaaaatgcGCGGTGTGGGACAAATGCATAAAACAGCACTATGAGACCATTTTTGCCCAAGAGGGAGCGAAGATCAAAATGGTATTTCTTTCTTTCGCCATTTCACAGAGTCCTTCATAGCACACAATATCTCAAGCAtgataaatttgtacaatacaCATAAAGGAGATTATTAGTTTGTACATTGAACCAACTAGATAAATGAAACTTCTATTCATCGGAGCGgcattttcatgttttcgaGTGTTTGGAGATCACTGGTGTGACGGGGGAAGTTCTATTTGTTTTGTACCAGATTTATCTTGCCACTATAAAGTTATCAAACACATCATGATAGAAAAGTCAATAATAtcacacaacacacaacatTTACATTAGTCTCCACTTGAGACTAAATTTGCTACACATATCAAAGATGTCGCCGTCTTTCTACCGTGGCGTGTGGAGTGCAGATCGGTAACTCTGTGTCCGGCCAGCTTCtccagaaaaagaaaatttggcATCCTTTTTGGTCAATGTCGCATGTTGGGGGCTAAAGAATCCAGtattataaacaatattcaacaaaaaaatcaacattatcATTTCTTACCCAGAGGCCGGAGGTGTCCGTCAGGAAGACCGGAGTCGCTTCTCTTCACGATCGGTGGAAACTGGACATCCGTCCGCATGTCCTTAGGGAAGTGTATGTCCGAAGCCGACAGGGAAAGTACGGCAAAAACTATAGCTGCCTGTATAAGCACCGACATTTTTCCTAAATATCCCCACTAAACTTAGTTTAACGTAAGTTTTTACAAGACtcggagagagagaaagagagaagggggaggggttcCTGAACTGTGCAGGCCACGGTGACAAACTAAAACGTGTCACAGGTTTCTGACTAACGGGCCCGGCCGGTGTATCCTGGAGGACTACGTGGCGGTCCTCGACTTGCTGTCAAGCAGCTAAACTACAAGATAAACTTTTCCACTAAATCCTTTTGTTGCCGTGCAATAGTGGGAGGGCCTAAGTGCGCCAGCTGCTGCCGTTGCTATAGCGTGCTAGCCACTTGTCCATGGTCCCGCCCCTTTTACACCGGCCAACTGGCGCAAGATGACGCCAGGACCTTTTGATCGGCGGAATTTGTTCTTGCCTAGTAACTGAGACATGGTGTTTGCATAAAGTAACAGTTGTGACACAGCTGATCGTTGTTTGAGTTTCACTGGCGGGAGTTGTCGTCAGTTCCGGGTTCAAAGGACACCTGTTGCTAAAACAAAGGCCTCTTACCGGTGTTTCAGTGCCTCAACTAAACAAATGAACTGTATGGATAAATATAATTTGTTACGCATTCGCAATAGTTTCAGCAGGTTGGTAAATTAATGCATCTATTAGGCTTTTTCGATACAAAACCATCCTTCATTCTTCTGCAAAAGAAGAATATAAGAGGATTGTGTaccgaaaaaaaacattttgaagttTGGTAAGCACAACCGGCGTCTGGGAATGAAATCCACCATAAAATACTTCATACCAGCGGGAACATTTTCCTTGAAGTccttttattttacttttttgcATTTTAACGTTGACTTCTGTGTGTGATGTCCCCGGACATGTAACGCTACATCGAAACTGGAATAAAGGACAAGGCGATTGTACCCTGGCTTTTACCCTTTAGGCCTTTACCTTGAAATACAGATGCGTCATTGCTGTTTTTCAAACACAGGGATTTGCGCGCGATGGGATTAGCAAAGTTGTCGACCATCTGCAAACTGCAGCCATCACCAgtgcctcctagcgacttgatGACAAAACACACTTTATTGACAGAGTTGCGGGGGAGGTTTACTTACAGGGTTTCTTCACATTAATGGTGTTCATTGCATCTTCCCACGTTCAAGAATGTGTCATCAGACAGCTGATCAACTTATGTTTAATGGTCCCTAAAATCTTATTTTATATCTAGTTCTTGTCTTTCCTCGCTCGTGATATCGCACATCACCAGTCACCTATCCATTGGCGCTATTTATTGTCTTTTTCCCAATTCCCATCGATACAGTTGATACTTTGAATCATCTGAACCTGAGTGTTATCGGTCACATGGTTCACGGTGGGTTCATAACagtcattttgcataaaaaagTGCTCACTGATGTAAACATGAAAGAACTTTC contains:
- the LOC118425917 gene encoding bifunctional peptidase and arginyl-hydroxylase JMJD5-like, whose protein sequence is MSVLIQAAIVFAVLSLSASDIHFPKDMRTDVQFPPIVKRSDSGLPDGHLRPLGYQKKPEARVKEYQELLAPREFWEQHVQHRVPLVYRQAVVKAPAFTKWQTDDYIREKYGDLDVLIEKKVESRDAQPQQMPLKEFLDSYEYEDWYVMSLLPDPMREEMMVPRSILCGTFRQHILESNLWISAGGTSSVLHYDADHNLHCLLSGRKDFILIHPKYADQLDLEEKRKFSGSGYSTMNMDMINIFTNPHIAKIPWTWATLRPGDCIFIPSGYFQQVRSYGRSMAGTIMWSPLPEFDDSDCATTDIDKYTPLSQVNMMWTYKKGDKVLAMRHMDPEVLRAGLLTLLKDRDRLRPEHFEYFYEDLMGDKADAPRAREIFGLLDQKKKGFVSMEEIKDMDVSVLKNVARHLDSPHGPVKDHDHSHDEL